Sequence from the Balaenoptera acutorostrata chromosome 4, mBalAcu1.1, whole genome shotgun sequence genome:
AATCATGTAGGTCACGTTAAGACATTTGGATGTAGTgtaaaaaaaaagcttcttttgtttgtttctttagtatATTTGTCTTAACTTCTCAGAAAGAGTATAAACTTCTTGGGGGCTTATtaatactcaatatttttatccTCCAAGGTACTACTACCCTTTTTAAATATACACTTTGTAAACATGGGGTGGAACTCAGAAGACTGAATTCTGATCCCAGCTCTATGAACTAGCTGTAGGTCATGTCATTTCTTTGTTTCCTCATATGGTGATTGAGGAGATTGGATAGCTCCCTTCTAGTGCTAAAATTTGACGTCCTTATGAACATATGTGAAAGAATGTTGAAGACATTATAAGTGCTATATTAATACATGATGTATAATATGAATACAGAAGGGTTATAGATAAGTTAAATTTATTGCCCTAGAAGTCCCAAATTATGCCACAGAAATAGCTGCTTTTTGTCATATGCTctggcatttttttaaatgccttccaCTATTTATTATACTTCACTCAGGTTAATAATTAACACCTAGTACCATTCTATCTTATATCTCATCTTCTCATCTTCTTTTGCAacttctttaataaaataaacgTGTTATCTCCCCCGAACtattttgtctgttctttccTCTTGGTTATTTCATGCATCTCAAATAGCCTCATACACAATCATACCTCTGTTTTTTTCAAACACTCTACATTTATCTTCTaaggatatttattttgtgaCTTTCAGAAAAACTGTCCTCTCAGATTACTCTCCTAGAGGCTCAGAAGAGAACTGGAGAGGCAGATAGAGACGTCAGTGAGGTAAgtgatgcattctttttttaaaaaaattatttattttatttatttatttttggctgtgttgtgtcttcgtagCTGTGtgtggacttttctctagttgcggtgagtgggcactcttcgttgtggtgcgcaggcttctcattgcagtggcttgtcttgttgtggagcacaggctctaggtgcccgggcttagtagttgtggctcgcgggctctagggcacaggctccgtagctgtggcgcaccggcttagttgcttcgtggcatgtggaatcttcccagaccagggcttgaacccatgtctcctgcattggcaggcggattcttaaccactgcaccaccagggaagaccgaTGCATCCTTAAAATAATCAGAATATGAGCTCAATCAAAGGGAGGTAATTTCAAACCTAAGCTTTTCTGCAGTTTTCTAATGTTGACAGAGAATTACATTACCTGGAAACTGAGATTTAAGAGTCATAAtggttattatttatcttttactctcatttgtttctaaatatttggaatttttttgttcGTTCAGAACCAACGCAAGTACAGTAGCACTTGCTTGGGATTTGATAACCCATTTTTCATGCTAGGTTATCATTTATTTCAGCTTCTTTACCCATCTCAGAAAAGTTTCTCAGTGAAGAGATTAGATAAAGTCTCTAGTCTCTCCCCAAATCCCCTTCCCCAGTTGGCACAGTTTCACTTAGGATTATATTAAAAAGGGTATCGTCAGAGAATGGTGCTTTTTATAACCTAAAAATTACTGTAAGAAATGTATGGTTGCTCAATATTCTGCTGATTTAAGAGTACTGTTAGCTGTACTGTGTTTAATTGTCCTTCCAATCAAGAAGTCAGTGATAGACTCATAAATGGCTTTGGGGAATAATgtaacttccttttttaaaaaaattaattaattaatttatttttggctgtgttgggtcttcgttgctgcgcgtgggctttctctagttgtggcgagcaggggctactcttcgttgcagtgcatgggcttctcattgcggtggcttctcttgttgtggagcacgggttctaggtgcacaagcttcagtagttgcagcacatgggttcagtagttgtggctcgcgggctctggagcacaggctcagtagttgtggctcacgggcttagtttttctgtggcatatgggatcttcccagaccagggattgaacccatgtccccaaactcatttaataaaatactaaatttGCCATGAGAGTCACTGGTTTTGTTTCCCAAGAAAACAATTATAGAATAATTTATGTGGATTGAGCAGTCTAACACAGTAATCCTTGTAATAGTAACTTGGTTAATATTTTGTAAAACAGGTCCATAATGTCTTCCCAATCCCCAACAGAACtcctttttgattattttatccTGGTAATTTATCTCAATCAACATGTTTGATATTTGTCTGTTAATGGCTGTCTTATCTAATACTTCCCATTTCAATAGATAGTTTAGGAAAAGGAATCCCTAACTTCCTCCTTGGCATGGgatgaaacaaaaatttaattcatttcctgcttccctttttatttttaagcagttCTTAGGAGAAATAAGTAGTTTTAATATGAAGAAAGTTTCCCAAGTGaggaatatttagaaaatgagtCTCAGGTTTCCTTAGGTCTTATGAATATGACATGACCTCAGTGCAGGATTGACAGGATGCCCTCAGAGGTCCAAGTTgggaaaactgattttaaaagtatttagcaGTTTTATGGTAAGAAGGTTTGGACAGAAAAGTTTTAGGTTttggaaaatacacaaaatacCAGTTTTTACTTaggctccttccttccttccttcctccctccctccctttctttctttctttctaataaatttatttatttattatttatttatattggagatttatttattttggctgcactgggtcttcgttgcagcacgcaggcttctctagttgcggtgcacaggctctagagtgtgcaggctcagtagttgtggcgtgagggcttagttgcggtatgtgggatcttagttccctgaccagggattgaacctgggccgcctgcattgggagtgcggagtcttaaccactggaccaccagggaagtccctacttaaGCTCTTTTCTATAAAACATTCGATtgaggctttttctttctttttttaaaaacagatgagCATGGTTGATATTGCCAGGCTCAACAAGAGCAGCTCTTCTGCTGAGGAAAGTGGACAAGATGTCCTGGAGAACACATTTTCTCAGAAGCATAAAGAACTATCCATTTTATTGTTGGAAATGAAAGAAGCTCAAGAGGAGATTGCATTCCTTAAGTTGCAGCTTCAAGGCAAAAGGGCAGAGGGTGACCCTGAGGTCCTtgaccaaaaagaaatgaaacagacaGTGAGTGAAGGAATACCTTCAGTTAAAATGACAGTATTGCTTGAAGATACAGGGCAACATTTTCCCCCCATGCCAAATGAAGAGAGTGGTCTTCCAacaactgagaaagaagaacagatgaGCATTAAATACCAACACAGAACATCTGAGGAAATATCTTTAAATGACACTGGAATGGAATTAAAATCAGCAAAGcaggatgatgatgataaatCCCCTTCTGTGGTATCAGGTATTTGTCAGCATCACCAGGATGAATTGGAAAAGCTAAAAGGTCAAATTTTGGAGCTTGAGCTAAACCTTCATAAAGCAGAAGAGATCTATGAGAAAAATTTAGATGAGAAAGCTAAGGAAATAGGAAACCTAACCCAGCTGATTGAAGAGTTTAAGAAAAATGCTGAAAACACCAATAGTGCATTCACTGCTTTGTCTGAAGAAAGAGACCAGCTTCTTTCTCAGGTGAAGGAACTTAGTGTGGTAACGGAACTGAGGGCTCAGGTACAGCAACTGGAAGTGAACCTTGCAGAAGCAGAAAGGCAAAGAAGACTTGACTATGAAAGCCAGACTGCTCATCACAACTTGCTCACTGAACAGATCCACAGTCTCAGCATAGAAGCCAAATCTAAAGATGTAAAGATTGAAGTTTTACAGAACGAACTGGATGATGTGCAGGTTCAGTTTTCTGAGCAGAGTACAGTGATCAAAAGCCTGCAGAGCCAGCTGCAGAAGAAGGAAAGTGAAGTGCTCGAGGGGGCAGACCGTGAGAGGGATATCTCAAATAAGGTGGAAGAACTTTCACAGGCTCTTTCACAGAAGGAACTTGAAATAGCAAATATGGACCAACTCttactagagaaaaagaaagatgtggAAATCCTCCAACAAACCATCGAGGAGAAGGATCAGCAAGTGACAGAAATCAGCTTTAGTATGATGGAGAAAATGGTTCAGCTTAATGAAGAGAAGTTTTCTCTTGGGGTTGAAATTAAGACACTTAAAGAACAGCTGAATTTATTATCCAGAGCTGAAGAGGCCAAAAAAGAGCAGGTGGAAGAAGATAAAGAAACAGTTTCTGGCATTAAACAGAATTATGATGAGCTGAACCCAGTAGGGCTAATAAGTAAAGAAGAACTTCAGTATGAATTAGACCTTGTAAAGAAAGAAAgtgagcagagaaaaagaaagctccAGGCTGCTCTTATTAACAGAAAGGAACTTCTACAGAGAGTCAGTAGATTAGAAGAGGAATTGGCCAAAGTGAAATATGAACCCAGGAAAGACACCCCACTCAGTGAGAGTGAGAGGAGGGAAATGGAGGAAgataaagaaagcaaagaagactTAGAAAAATGTGTGACTTCTAAGTGCCAAGAAATAGAAATGGTAATATCTTTAAAACAGGTAATATCCGAGAAGGAAGTGGAACTAGAGCACGTAAGGAAGGATTTGGAAGAAAAGGCAGCAGCTGAAGAACAGTTACAGGCTGTGGTCAAACAGATGAATCAGAATTTGCAAGAGAAGACAAACCAAATAGATCTGCTCCAAGCAGAAATCATTGAAAACCAAACAGTTATCCAAAAGTTAACCACAGGTAACAAGGATGCAGGTGATGGGGACTCAGCAGCACCTGTAAAAGAAGCAGCAGCCATCAGTCCACTTGGTGCAGGTAGTGGAGAACACTGGAAAccagaactggaagaaaaaatagtggaccttgaaaaagaaaaggagcaaCTTCAAAAGAAGCTACAGGAAGTATTAACCTCTCGCAAGGTGATTCTAAAAAAGGCACAGGAGAAAGAAAGACATCTTCGGGAGGAACTCAAGCAACAGAAAGATGACTATAATCGCTTGCAAGAACAGTTTGATGTGCAAAGCAAGGAAAGTGAGAACATTGGGGACCAACTAAGGCAACTACAGATTCAAGTAAAGGAATCTTCGGACAGAAAACTCCCAGGCAGTGGCCAGCGGGAACCAGGTTCTCCCAGTCAAGGTTTAGAAGAACCTTTATTCAAAGCCACAGAGCAGCAACCTGCTCAACCTGCTTCAGAGTCTGACTTGTGCCCAGACTGGCCTTCTCATCCTGGAGATACAAATGGTCTGCAGGGCAATACTGCTATTGCCCGGATTAAGACACAGCTGAAAGAAATAGAGGCTGAGAAAGAAGAGTTAGAGTTGAAGGTTAGCTCTACAGTAAGTGAGCTGACTAAAAAATCAGAAGAGGTATTTCAGTTACAAGAGCAGATAAATAAACAGAATTTAGAAATCCAAAGTCTGAAGGCAGCATCCCATGAAGCTGAAGCCCACGCAGAAAGCCTGAGGCAACAACTGGAAAGCAGTCAACTAGAAATCACTGGATTAGAACATTTAAGAGAATTACAGCCTGAACTAGGTGAACTGCAAAAACTCATaagcaaaaaagaagaagaagttaGATACCTTTCTGGACAGCTTAGTGCGAAGGAAACAGCCCTTACTAAAGTACAGACAGAGATAACAGAACAAGAGGATTTAGTGAAGGCTCTGCATACACAGCTGGAAATGCAAGCCAAAGCACATGATGAGAAGATAAAGCAGTTACAGGTGGAGCTTTGTGAAATGAAGCAGAAACCAGAAGAGATTGGAGAAGAAAGTAAAGCAAAGCAACAAATACAGAGGAAACTGCAAGCTGCCCTTATTTCCCGAAAAgaagtactaaaagaaaacaaacgtCTCCAAGAAGAGTTGTCTTTGGCCAGAGATACCACTGAACATCTCACCAAGTCTCTGGCAGATGTGGAAAACCAAGTTTCTgctcaaaataaagagaaagatataTTCTTAGGAAAGTTAGCTCTTTTtcaggaagaaagagacaaactcattgcagaaatggacagatctttAATGGAAAATCAAAGTCTCAATGGTTCTTGTGAAAGTCTGAAATTAGCTCTGGAGGGTCTTACTGAAGACAAGGAAAACTTagtgaaagaaattgaatcttTGAAATGTTCTAAGATTGCAGAAAGCACTGAGTGGCAAGAGAAACACAAAGAGTTACAAAAGGAATATGAAATTCTTCTGCAGTCCTATGAGAATGTTAGTAATGAGGCAGAAAGGATTCAGCATGTGGTAGAAACTGTGAGGCAAGAGAAGCAAGAACTATTCGGCAAGTTAAGAAGCACAGAAGGAAacaagaaagagacagaaaagcagTTGCAGGAAGCTAAACAGGAAATGGAGGAGAtgaaagaaaagatgagaaagtTTGCTAAATCTAAACAGCAGAAAATCCTAGAGTTGGAAGAAGAGAATGAGAGGCTTAGAGCAGAGGTACACCCTGCAGGAGGTACATCTAAAGATAGTATGGAAGCACTTATTTCTTCCAATTCTGACATGAAGGAGGAACTAGAAAGGGTCCAAACAGAGTATAAGACCCTTTCTAAGGAGTTTGAGGCTTTAATGATGGAGAAGGACTCTTTAAGTGAAGAGGTTCAGGATTTAAAGCATCAGATAGAAGATAATGTATCCAAACAAGCTAGCCTGGAGGCCACTGAGAAACATGATAACCGGATGGTTGTCACTGAAGAGGCAACCCAGTCTGCTCCAGGTGAGGCCCATGAGCAAAACTCTCCCAGTGTGAGCCCAAGGTCTGAAAATTCAGAATCCATTCATTCAGAGAACAGTGCCAAGCCTGATATAAGTGAGAATGTCAGCTTACATGATGCAATTAATAATTACCTACAGCAGATGGATCAGCTCAAAGAAAGAATCACTGAATTAGAGGAGGACAAGCAGAAAGACAAGGAATTTAGCCAGACTTTAGAAAATGAGAGAGCTGCTTTATTGAGTCAAATATCAGCAAAGGATGGTGAACTAAAAATGCTTCAGGAAGAAGTAACCAAAATAAACTCGATAAATCAGCAAATCCAAGAAGAACTTGCCAGAGTTACCAAGCTAAAGGAGAcagcagaggaagagaaagatgatTTGGAAGAGAGGCTTATGAATCAATTAGCAGAACTTAATGGAAGCATTGGGAATTACTATCAGGATGTTACAGATGCCCAAATCAAAAATGAGCTACTAGAATCTGAAATGCAGAACCTTAAGAAGTGTGTGAGTGAATTGGAAGAAGAAAAGCAGCAGTTAGTCAAGGAGAAAACTAAGGTGGAATCAGAAATACGAAAAGAAtatatggagaaaatacaaggtgCTCAGAAAGGGCCTGGCAATAAAAGTCATGCAAAGGAACTTCAGGagctgttaaaagaaaaacagcaagaaGTAAAGCAGCTGCAGAAGGATTGCATTAGGTACCAAGAGAAAATCAGTGCTCTGGAGAGAACTGTTAAGGCCTTAGAATTTGTTCAGACTGAGTCCCAAAAAGATTTGGAAATAACCAAAGAAAATCTGGCTCAAGCCAATGAACATCGCAAGAAGGCAGAAACAGAATTAGCTAGCTTCAAAGTACTGCTAGATGACACTCAAAGTGAAGCAGCAAGGGTCCTAGCAGACAATTTCAAGTTGAAAAAGGAGCTTCAGTCAAATAAAGAGTCAGTTAAAAGCCAAATGAAACAAAAGGATGATGATCTTGAGCGAAGACTGGAGCAGGTAGAGGAGAAACACCTGAAAGAGAAGAAGAATATGCAAGAGAAACTGGATGCTTTGCATAGAGAAAAAGTCCACTTAGAAGAGACATTTGGAGAGATTCAGGTTACTTTGAACAAGAAAGACAAGGAAGTTAAGCAACTTCAGGAAAACTTGGATAGTACTGTGGCCCAGCTTGCAGCTTTCACTAAGAGCATGTCTTCCCTCCAGGATGATCGGGACAGGGTGATAGATGAAGCCAAGAAATGGGAGAGGAAGTTCAGTGATGCTATTCAaaccaaagaagaagaaattagacTTAAAGAAGAGAATTTCAGTGTTCTAAAGGATCAGCTTAGGCAGATGTCCATCCACATGGAGGAATTGAAGATCAACATTTCCAGGTAAATGAATAATGACTTTTTTTGTGCTTCCAAAGGTAATTGAAGGCAAAGGAAGTCTCTATTTAAACTATTTCTATTCTCTTTAATATTATGGGACTAATTTTGGTTTAAATTCTCCCCGAAGATGTATTCCCTCTCACTTCTGTCTCTCTCGCTCTCTTGCAAATGACATGCAAATGACTTTCTGCTACAACTTGTATTAACATGAAAAATTCACATCTGCTTCTCTACCCATCTTTCTACTGAGAGATCTCTtagatttcttcctttcttctcatttccGTTATCGTTGTCTGAATTTTTACCATAGTACATATTATTGTACTCTCAAATTACTGCCTTAGCCTCTGAAACGatctcctcttttctcttcctcataTTCCACATCAATTCATACTGCATATGCCTGCTAGAGTTACTTTCTTCAAACTCCAATTTTATATCACTTTTCAAGCTCAGGAAATAACAGTGTCCCCCACACTTTGTACTCTCATCTTTAGTAGGATCCTTCTGCTCTGAGACAGGTCTCCTCATTGCCTCTCATACCAAGATTATTCCGTTAAGGGGCCAGGCAACAGCTTGTCTAGAGCAAAGAACAAAATTGGGGGCACTCTTTAGAGTGTCCAAGGTCATGTCACTAAATTAGCAACAtactttggagtttatttttatacgAATTCTTAGGTGCAATATACCTTTAATACAGAACATTCAGTAGAGCTAATACCTCTTTATTAAAAAGATGAACGCCTTCAATTACGAATATTTATTCACTTGTAGATCTGAGTACATGTTGTAGTATGTGTTCCCTAGGCATCAAGTACTTTTCCCTTGAAATCTGTAATTAAtgaccttctctctttttctaggCTTGAACATGACAAGCAGATTTGGGAGTCCAAAGCTCAGACAGAGGTCCAGCTTCAGCAGAAGGTCTGTGATACTCTacaaggagaaaacaaagaaCTTTTTTCCCAGCTAGAAGAGACTCGACATCTATACCGTAGTTCTCAGGATGAATTAGCTAAGTTGGAATCAGAACTGAAGATTCTCAGAGACCAGTCAACTGATTTAAATAactctttagaaaaatataaggaaaataaagaaaatttggaagGGATCATAAAGCAGCAAGAGGCTGATATCCAAAATTGTAAGTTCAGTTATGAACAGCTAGAGACAGATCTTCAGGCCTCCAGACAACTGACCAGTAGGCTGCATGAAGAAATAAACATGAAAGAGCAGAAGATTATAAGCCTGCTTTCTGCCAAGGAACAGGCAGTCCAAGTAGCTGTTGCTGAACTGCATCAGCAGCatgataaagaaattaaagaattggAAAATCTGCTgtcccaggaggaagaggagaatacTGTTTtagaagaagagaacaaaaaagctGTTGACAAAACCAATCAGCTTATGGAAACactgaaaaacatgaaaaaggagaacatgCAACAGAAGGCTCAGTTGAATTCCTTTGTTAAATCCATGTCTTCTCTCCAGGATGACCGAGACCGTGTAGTAGGTGACTACCAACAGCTGGAAGAGCGACATCTCTCTGTGATCTTGGAAAAAGACCAACTCATCCAGGATGCTGCTACTGAGAATAATAAGCTGAAGGAAGAAATTCGATGCTTGAGAAGTCATATGGATGATCTCAATTCTGAGAATGCCAAGCTCAATGCAGAACTGATCCAATATAGAGAAGACCTGAACCAAGTG
This genomic interval carries:
- the GOLGB1 gene encoding golgin subfamily B member 1 isoform X2, with the translated sequence MLSRLSGLANVVLHELSGDETDENMRASLEPELPQESDMEFNDRTQEDVLERLAYTEQLVQELKEIIGQKDAQLQQKDEILQEERKAADNKIKKLKLHAKAKLTSLNKHIEEMKAQGGTVLSTELQSEEQLSKHDKSSTEEEMEVEKIKHKLEEKEELISSLQAQLSQAQAEQATQFAKSSTEMEEFLMMKKQLQEKEELISTLQTQLSQTQAEQAAQLSSMQQVVREKDARFETQVRLHEDELLQLVTQADVETEMQQKLRVLQRKLEEHEEALLGRAQVVDLLQQELTAAEQRNQIFSQQLQQIEAEQSTLRNTIETERQESKILMEKMELEVAERKLSFHNLQEEMHHLLEQLEQAGQAQAELQSRYSALEQKHKTEMAEKTSHILSLQKTEQELHSACDALKDQNSKLLQDKSEQAAHSAQVIQQLEDQLQEKSEEINQFLNKATLLKHEIASQTSLPDVANEGTQAVTEESIAFLQKRVVELENEKGALLFNSIELEELKAENEKLSSQITLLEAQKRTGEADRDVSEMSMVDIARLNKSSSSAEESGQDVLENTFSQKHKELSILLLEMKEAQEEIAFLKLQLQGKRAEGDPEVLDQKEMKQTVSEGIPSVKMTVLLEDTGQHFPPMPNEESGLPTTEKEEQMSIKYQHRTSEEISLNDTGMELKSAKQDDDDKSPSVVSGICQHHQDELEKLKGQILELELNLHKAEEIYEKNLDEKAKEIGNLTQLIEEFKKNAENTNSAFTALSEERDQLLSQVKELSVVTELRAQVQQLEVNLAEAERQRRLDYESQTAHHNLLTEQIHSLSIEAKSKDVKIEVLQNELDDVQVQFSEQSTVIKSLQSQLQKKESEVLEGADRERDISNKVEELSQALSQKELEIANMDQLLLEKKKDVEILQQTIEEKDQQVTEISFSMMEKMVQLNEEKFSLGVEIKTLKEQLNLLSRAEEAKKEQVEEDKETVSGIKQNYDELNPVGLISKEELQYELDLVKKESEQRKRKLQAALINRKELLQRVSRLEEELAKVKYEPRKDTPLSESERREMEEDKESKEDLEKCVTSKCQEIEMVISLKQVISEKEVELEHVRKDLEEKAAAEEQLQAVVKQMNQNLQEKTNQIDLLQAEIIENQTVIQKLTTGNKDAGDGDSAAPVKEAAAISPLGAGSGEHWKPELEEKIVDLEKEKEQLQKKLQEVLTSRKVILKKAQEKERHLREELKQQKDDYNRLQEQFDVQSKESENIGDQLRQLQIQVKESSDRKLPGSGQREPGSPSQGLEEPLFKATEQQPAQPASESDLCPDWPSHPGDTNGLQGNTAIARIKTQLKEIEAEKEELELKVSSTVSELTKKSEEVFQLQEQINKQNLEIQSLKAASHEAEAHAESLRQQLESSQLEITGLEHLRELQPELGELQKLISKKEEEVRYLSGQLSAKETALTKVQTEITEQEDLVKALHTQLEMQAKAHDEKIKQLQVELCEMKQKPEEIGEESKAKQQIQRKLQAALISRKEVLKENKRLQEELSLARDTTEHLTKSLADVENQVSAQNKEKDIFLGKLALFQEERDKLIAEMDRSLMENQSLNGSCESLKLALEGLTEDKENLVKEIESLKCSKIAESTEWQEKHKELQKEYEILLQSYENVSNEAERIQHVVETVRQEKQELFGKLRSTEGNKKETEKQLQEAKQEMEEMKEKMRKFAKSKQQKILELEEENERLRAEVHPAGGTSKDSMEALISSNSDMKEELERVQTEYKTLSKEFEALMMEKDSLSEEVQDLKHQIEDNVSKQASLEATEKHDNRMVVTEEATQSAPGEAHEQNSPSVSPRSENSESIHSENSAKPDISENVSLHDAINNYLQQMDQLKERITELEEDKQKDKEFSQTLENERAALLSQISAKDGELKMLQEEVTKINSINQQIQEELARVTKLKETAEEEKDDLEERLMNQLAELNGSIGNYYQDVTDAQIKNELLESEMQNLKKCVSELEEEKQQLVKEKTKVESEIRKEYMEKIQGAQKGPGNKSHAKELQELLKEKQQEVKQLQKDCIRYQEKISALERTVKALEFVQTESQKDLEITKENLAQANEHRKKAETELASFKVLLDDTQSEAARVLADNFKLKKELQSNKESVKSQMKQKDDDLERRLEQVEEKHLKEKKNMQEKLDALHREKVHLEETFGEIQVTLNKKDKEVKQLQENLDSTVAQLAAFTKSMSSLQDDRDRVIDEAKKWERKFSDAIQTKEEEIRLKEENFSVLKDQLRQMSIHMEELKINISRLEHDKQIWESKAQTEVQLQQKVCDTLQGENKELFSQLEETRHLYRSSQDELAKLESELKILRDQSTDLNNSLEKYKENKENLEGIIKQQEADIQNCKFSYEQLETDLQASRQLTSRLHEEINMKEQKIISLLSAKEQAVQVAVAELHQQHDKEIKELENLLSQEEEENTVLEEENKKAVDKTNQLMETLKNMKKENMQQKAQLNSFVKSMSSLQDDRDRVVGDYQQLEERHLSVILEKDQLIQDAATENNKLKEEIRCLRSHMDDLNSENAKLNAELIQYREDLNQVISRKDCQQKQLLEAQLQQTKEVKSEYAKLEEKLKESEEAKEELQRSSLALQEEKRGLSKEIENLKVSLSQLKKQLTALQEEGTLGIFQAQLKAKEEEVQKLNTTLALSQKRITELEEELVRVQKEAAKKVGEIEVKLKKELKHLHHDAGIMRNETETAEERVAELARDLVEMEQKLLMVTKENKDLTAQIQSFGRSMSSLQDSRDHASEEVEELKKKYEASLKELAQLREEQGLLSKERDVLVSKAAFPINSTEDNSLPHLEKLNQQLLSKDDQLLHLSSQLEDSYNQVQSFSKAMASLQNERDRLLSELEKFRKSEEGKQRSAAPPATSPDEVQSLKKAMSSLQNDRDRLLKELKNLQQQYLQINQEITELRPLKAQLQEYQDKTKTFQIMQEELRQENLSWQHELHQLRMEKSSWEIHERRMKEQYLMAIADKDQQLSHMQNLMRELRSSSPPTETHTVQYQRQASPETPASLDGSQNLVYETEHLRTQLNDSLKEIHQKELRIQQLNSKFSQLLEEKNTLSIQLCDTSQSLRENQQHYSELFNHCAVLEKQVQELQVGPLNIDVAPGAPQEKNGAHRKGDPEELRGPQLSFSEAQQQLCNTKQEMNELRKLLEEERDQKVAAEAALSMAEEQIRRLEHGEWDSARSPIIGSCGSQEQALLIDLTSNSCRRTRSGAGWKRVLRSLCHSRTRVPLLAAIYFLLVHVLLVLCFTGHL